From a single Rosa rugosa chromosome 7, drRosRugo1.1, whole genome shotgun sequence genomic region:
- the LOC133720036 gene encoding type II inositol polyphosphate 5-phosphatase 15, which yields MEENDGFLSSLSLRNSSAPITRPNQNDGLDGGKLFVDSSPSSSEDENDAVSLHSTSKRLDYMLQFLDRKLSVANVNGNVNVNVVDHINNINMSDAADTAQGSSSLPEFEAKGGGTGMFKVPVRAAVHPNRPPRLELRPQPLRETQIGCFLRTVVSTESQLWAGTECAVRVWNFKDLYSPAPAEAGRGEGDSETAPFRESVCTSAVMCLVGDDGNRVVWSGHRDGKIRCWSMDSSSSSSALVTAPFKEGLSWQAHRGPVLSLVISCYGDLWSGSEGGVIKIWPWEAIEKALSLTIEERHMSSLLVERSYIDPWTQVAVNGFTNVLTSDVRYLLSDSSSAKVWSAGYLSFALWDARTRELLKVFNTDGLNENRVDISSAQDLSVEFISGPKKDKTQSSFGFFQRSRNALMGAADAVRRVAVKGAFGDDNRRTEALVIAVDTMIWTGCTNGLLVQWDRNGNRMQEFHYHSSAVQCFCTFGLRIWVGYASGTVQVLDLDGNLLGGWVADNSPIIKIATGAGYVFTLANHGGICGWNITSPGPLDSIVRSELAGKEFLYTRIENLKILTGTWNVGQGRASQDSLISWLGSVASDVGIVVVGLQEVEMGAGFLAMSAAKETVGLEGSSVGQWWLDMIGKTLDEGSTFERVGSRQLAGLLIAMWVRHNLKAHVGDVDAAAVPCGFGRAIGNKGAVGLRIRLYDRIMCFVNCHFAAHLEAVNRRNADFDHVYRTMTFSRPNFLNCAAASASSAVQMLRGTNAFGNNSVEGMPELSEADMVIFLGDFNYRLDGISYDEARDFVSQRCFDWLRERDQLRVEMAAGNVFQGMREADITFPPTYKFERHQAGLAGYDSGEKKRIPAWCDRILHRDSRSALVSECCLECPVVSSISQYEASMDVTDSDHKPVRCIFTLDIARVDESIRRQELGDILESNGKLKCMLEELCRIPETIVSTNKIILQIQDTSILRITNKSGQKDALFEIICEGQSIIKEDGRASDHCPRGSFGFPRWLQVTPAAGIIKPDHIAEVSVHHEEHQTLEEFVDGVPQNCWCENTRDKEVILVVKVHGRYSNNTKSHRVCVRHCCSAKTKQSDPPELNTRQTQGTALHRSNFQHLSSSYDVVDHLWSMNSP from the exons ATGGAAGAAAACGACGGTTTCTTATCGTCTCTGAGCCTCCGTAACTCCTCCGCGCCAATAACAAGACCAAACCAAAACGATGGTCTCGACGGCGGCAAACTCTTCGTGGactcttcaccatcttcatcggAAGATGAAAATGACGCCGTCTCCCTCCACTCCACTTCAAAACGCCTCGACTATATGCTCCAATTCCTCGACCGCAAGCTCTCCGTTGCCAACGTCAACGGCAACGTCAACGTCAACGTCGTCGACCACATCAACAATATCAATATGAGCGACGCCGCCGACACTGCTCAGGGCTCCTCCTCGCTCCCTGAGTTCGAGGCCAAGGGTGGAGGTACCGGAATGTTCAAAGTCCCGGTTCGGGCGGCGGTCCACCCGAACCGGCCGCCAAGGCTGGAACTGAGGCCCCAACCGCTGAGGGAGACCCAGATAGGATGCTTCTTGCGGACTGTGGTCAGCACCGAGTCCCAATTGTGGGCTGGGACGGAGTGCGCCGTCAGGGTTTGGAATTTTAAAGATCTGTACTCGCCGGCGCCGGCTGAGGCTGGACGAGGGGAAGGCGATTCGGAAACGGCACCGTTTAGGGAGTCCGTGTGCACATCCGCGGTGATGTGTTTAGTTGGGGATGATGGGAATAGGGTGGTGTGGAGTGGACATAGGGATGGTAAAATTAGGTGTTGGAGTAtggactcctcctcctcctcctcagcaCTAGTAACTGCTCCTTTTAAGGAGGGCTTGTCTTGGCAGGCTCATAGAGGCCCCGTTCTTTCACTTGTTATTTCTTGTTACG GGGATCTCTGGTCAGGTTCAGAGGGTGGTGTCATCAAGATATGGCCATGGGAAGCTATTGAAAAAGCTCTGTCTCTTACCATTGAAGAAAGGCACATGTCTTCTTTGTTGGTGGAGAGGTCTTACATTGATCCCTGGACCCAAGTTGCCGTCAATGGTTTCACTAATGTATTAACTTCAGATGTTAGGTACTTATTATCTGATAGCTCCAGTGCAAAGGTGTGGAGTGCTGGTTATCTCTCATTCGCACTGTG GGATGCGCGCACAAGAGAATTACTGAAAGTGTTCAATACCGATGGTCTGAATGAGAATCGAGTGGACATTTCATCAGCACAGGACTTGTCAGTGGAATTTATTTCTGGACCAAAAAAAGACAAAACACAAAGTTCTTTTGGTTTCTTTCAGCGATCACGTAATGCTTTAATGGGAGCAGCAGATGCTGTTCGTCGAGTTGCAGTGAAGGGTGCCTTTGGAGATGATAATCGAAGAACTGAAGCATTGGTAATTGCAGTAGATACAATGATTTGGACGGGGTGTACAAATGGCCTACTTGTGCAGTGGGATAGAAATGGCAACCGCATGCAAGAATTCCATTACCATTCTTCTGCTGTCCAATGCTTTTGTACTTTTGGGCTACGTATATGGGTGGGTTATGCAAGTGGCACTGTCCAGGTATTGGACCTCGATGGTAATCTGCTTGGAGGATGGGTAGCTGACAACAGTCCTATTATTAAAATAGCTACAGGagctggttatgtatttaccttGGCCAATCATGGTGGTATATGTGGATGGAATATTACATCACCGGGACCTCTTGACAGCATAGTGCGTTCAGAATTAGCTGGCAAAGAATTTCTATATACAAGGATAGAAAACTTGAAAATATTGACTGGTACATGGAATGTTGGACAAGGACGAGCGTCTCAGGACTCACTTATATCCTGGCTAGGCTCTGTGGCTTCTGATGTTGgcattgttgttgttggtttgcAAGAAGTTGAAATGGGTGCTGGTTTTCTTGCTATGTCTGCAGCCAAAGAAACT GTAGGTCTTGAGGGGAGCTCTGTTGGGCAGTGGTGGCTGGATATGATTGGAAAAACATTGGATGAAGGGTCAACCTTTGAACGTGTTGGATCCAGACAGTTGGCAGGATTGCTCATTGCTATGTG gGTGAGACATAATCTCAAAGCTCATGTCGGAGATGTCGACGCTGCAGCAGTTCCGTGTGGTTTTGGGCGCGCTATTGGTAACAAG GGAGCTGTTGGTTTGAGGATTAGATTGTATGACAGGATAATGTGCTTTGTTAATTGTCACTTTGCTGCGCATTTGGAAGCTGTTAATCGCCGCAACGCAGATTTCGATCATGTATATCGAACCATGACCTTCTCCCGACCTAATTTTCTCAATTGTGCAGCTG CTAGTGCTTCATCTGCTGTTCAAATGCTTCGCGGTACAAAT GCTTTTGGTAACAATTCTGTAGAAGGGATGCCGGAGTTATCTGAGGCAGACATGGTCATATTTCTTGGTGATTTTAACTATCGGCTTGATGGTATATCTTATGATGAAGCTAGAGATTTTGTTTCTCAAAGATGCTTTGATTGGCTTAGAGAACGGGATCAGCTCCGAGTGGAAATGGCAGCTGGAAATGTCTTTCAAGGAATGCGGGAGGCAGATATTACATTTCCTCCCACATACAAGTTTGAAAGGCATCAAGCTGGTTTAGCAG GGTATGATTCTGGTGAAAAGAAGCGCATTCCAGCTTGGTGTGATAGAATCCTGCATCGTGATAGCCGCTCAGCGTTGGTATCAGAATGCTGCTTAGAATGTCCTGTAGTCTCTTCAATATCACA GTACGAGGCTTCCATGGATGTAACCGACAGTGATCACAAGCCTGTCCGCTGCATTTTTACTCTTGATATTGCTCGAGTTGATGAGTCAATAAGGAGACAAGAGCTTGGAGATATCCTTGAATCAAATGGGAAACTCAAATGTATGCTTGAAGAACTATGCAGGATTCCTGAAACTATTGTCAGTACAAACAAAATAATCCTTCAAATCCAGGACACATCCATTTTGCGTATTACAAATAAATCTGGCCAAAAAGATGCTTTATTTGAAATAATTTGTGAAGGACAATCTATCATTAAGGAGGATGGACGTGCATCAGATCATTGTCCCAGAGGTTCCTTTGGCTTTCCGCGATGGCTTCAG GTCACTCCTGCAGCTGGCATAATCAAACCAGATCATATAGCAGAGGTGTCTGTTCATCATGAGGAACACCAAACCCTAGAAGAGTTTGTTGATGGTGTCCCGCAGAACTGTTGGTGTGAAAACACCAGAGACAAGGAAGTTATACTGGTGGTTAAGGTACACGGGAGGTACAGTAATAACACCAAAAGCCATCGCGTCTGTGTGCGTCACTGCTGTTCAGCCAAGACAAAGCAAAGTGACCCCCCCGAGCTCAACACCAGACAAACCCAAGGAACCGCTCTTCACCGTTCTAACTTCCAACACCTTAGCAGTTCCTATGACGTGGTTGACCACCTGTGGAGTATGAATAGTCCTTAA